In Desulfobacter hydrogenophilus, the genomic stretch GGCATCTGCAATGCGGGTTTTCGCGATGGCTGGATTCATTCCGTTTATCATGGCTTTTTCCCACAGCTGTTTTGCTTTTTCGTATTCCTTATTGCCCCGGGCACAATCTGCCAGTCCGTCCATTGCATAGACATTCCGGGGGTCAATCTCCAGAATCTGTTCGAACAAATCCTTTGCATTTAAAAAATCTTCTTGTCTGCGAAAAAAATTGGCCAGTGCGCCGATGGCTCTGGGATTTTTGGGCTGTTTTACTACAAGCTTTTCAAGGAGCGGTCCGGCCAGGTCAAAGGCCTTGAGACGGATATAGAGATTGCCAAGACCTGACAGGGCAAAGGGATCATCAGGGTTTAGAGTGATGGATTTTTCGTATATTTTTCTGGCAGCAGTAAAGTTACCTTTTTTGGTCAACGCATCAGCCAGCCGGGTCATCACCAGGTAGTTTTCAGGATAAGCATCCAGGGCCTGGGTCCAGATATCTATGGCACTCTCCAGGTTGTTGGTACCCCTGTATGCATCGCCAAGACCAGACATGGCAAACGGATTCAAAGGGTCTGCCTCAAGGCACCTTTGATAATATTTCGCAGCCGTTGTAAATTGTCTTTGCATACGTTTGGCATCGCCTAACGCTACCAGTACATAAGGATTTTTAGGCGATAGTTCCAAGGCGGATATCAACATCGGTTCCGCCTCTTTGGGCTTTCGAATGCGAATGAGAGCACGGGCCTTTTTGCAAAGATTCAATGCGTTGACTGCATAATTTTCATTATCTTGCTGTTTTTCTTTAACAATTTTCTGCATTAGTTGTAAGCCTAATCACGTATAAATATACGTTCAATTGTGTGTAGTACTCGGTTTGTGAATTCGATTAACTTAATATCTAATCGTGCGGTTGAGTTTTTGTCAATGGGAAAAATTCTAAATTGTCGTGTCATTCTGATTCCGGATATATCGGAGAAATAGAATAAAATTGGAATCGTCGGGATTTAGGACGTATTTGTGGTACAGCACAGTAAAAAGAGATTGGCCCTTTTCCAAAAATTTGGTAAAAGTTTCATATGTATGATGTCATTATTATCGGTGCCGGACCTGCCGGGACAACAGCCGGATATCTTTTGGGGCGAGCCGGGTTTTCCGTCCTTTTGTTGGACAGAAAAAATTTTCCCAGGAAAAAAGCATGTGCCGGCGGGATTACGCCCAAGGCTATGGCTCTGTTTCCCTTTGATATTTCCGGCCTTGTTCGCGGTACCTGCCGGGAGGTGAAAATTATCCGTCCTGGAGATGCCTCTTTTATTGTCAAAGCCAAGACCCCTTTGTGTTACATTACCAAAAGGATGGATTTGGACGCCTATGCATTGGGAAAAGCGGTGCAGGCCGGGTGTCGGTTTAAAAAAATAGACAGGATCATCCGTCTTAATCAGGACGCTCATGGTGTCAGTTTGACCCTGTCCTGTGATGATAAAACCGATGTTGTCAGGGCCGGTTATCTGATCGGGGCCGATGGTGCCAACTCAATGATTCGCAGGCTTATTAGTGCTCAACGGTCGTGTATCATTAAACTGCCTGCCCTGGAAGCTGATGTGCCTGTAAAAAACGCAGGACTTCATCCCATGACCTTTGATTTTTCCAGGGAAATTAAAGGGTATTACTGGATATTTCCCCGCAAAACCCATGTAAATATCGGCATTTTCAGTGCCCGTCCCAATGGAACCATGAACCGGGCTCTATTGAAAAATTATGCCATGGATCGGCTTAAAACAGATACCTTGACGGATGTTAAGGGATATCCCATTGCCACAAGCTGTGGCAGAACACATCTGGGAACAGGCCGTGTACTTCTGACAGGGGACGCGGCCGGCCTGGCAGAACCTTTGTTGGGAGAGGGGATTTATTCTGCGTTACAATCCGGTGTCCTTTCTGCCCGGGCCATTGAGCATGCTGTTGGCCAAAAAGCGTCTACACCTTCAGATGCGCTTGGCTGGTACAGGCAAGCCCTTGGGGATTTGAAATTGGATTTGCGGCTTTACCGGTGTTGTGCATCTATTCTATATAAATTTCCAAAATGGTCACTTGCTGTCGGCTCATGCAATATTTTACATAATTGTTTTTCCAGGGGGTATTCCAAAGGAAAGACCCTGCACGAAATGTTAATGCCCTTTTGATTCTGTATAGCAGCCACGGGTTGACCTGATTTGGTCTGCCGATACTCTGACTCAACCACAACAAAGTGTGAAAGTCGCTTAACAATTCATTGGGGCTTCATATAGAGATACAAATCCCTGCTTTTTAATTATTGTTTTTATGTATGTAAATACAAAAACGTATTAACTTTCACGCCCTCTTGGTGTTATTATGCATGAAACCACATTAATGTAATCAATTATATCCCAAAAATGTTATTTCCTTCCAATGTGTTTCAGAAAAAATAAAACAAGAAGTTCATAATAAATTTTAATAATTTCAATTATATACATTAAAATATTAAAAAAAATAATTTTTGGCATCCCTCTTGCTGTTTAGGAAACTTAAAGCGCAAGTTGTTATAAAGCACATTTAACAAAGGGAGTTAAAATGAAAGAAGTTGTGGCAGTAATAAAACCGTTTAAGGTGGATGAGGTTAAAGATGCTTTAGCCAAAATCAGTATTAACGGGATGACCATTTCGGAAGTCAAGGGCTTTGGCCGTCAGAAAGGACACAAAGAGGTTTACCGCGGTGCAGAATATCAGACAGACTTTGTACCCAAAGTTGAATTGAAAATCTGTGTTGCCGATGATCAGGCCCAGGCTGTGGTGGATACAATAGTAGAAACAGCGAGAACAGGAAAAATCGGTGACGGTAAAATTTTTGTTTTTCCTGTGGAAGATGTTGTTCGTATTCGTACAGGCGAAACCGGAACAGAAGCTTTATAAAATTTAAATAACGGCCATGGGTTGACTTGGTCTATTAATACCAAAACTTATTGGAACTTTTATATAAAAAGTAATATTAATAAGGAGATTAAAACAAAATGAAGTATATACTGATGATTCTAACTTCGCTGGCTTGTACCATCACCGCAGCATGGGCCGGGACGGACGACGCCCCGACAGTGCTTTCCAACGCCGATGCCATTAAAATGGTCCAGACCCATGCCAACTACGTCTGGACTCTTGTTGCAGCAGTACTTGTTTTCTTTATGCAGGCAGGATTCGCCATGGTGGAAGCAGGGTTCACCCGTGCCAAAAACGCTATAAATATCATGATGAAAAACTTGATGGACTTTTCCATGGGCTCACTTTTCTACTGGGCTATTGGGTTTGGTCTGATGTTCGGTGTCTCTAAAACCGGTTTTTTTGGTACCACCGGTTTTTTTCTAAGTGATTTTGAGGTGGGTGGAGATCCCTGGGTACTGGCCTTCTGGATGTTTCAGGTTGTGTTTGCCGCAACTGCTGCCACCATTGTTTCCGGTGCCATGGCTGAACGTACTAAATTTACAGGTTACCTTGTGTACAGTGCCGTTCTATCCGCATTGATTTATCCCATCTTTGGTTCCTGGGCCTGGGGATCGCTGTTCAACGGTTCCGGCTGGCTTGAAGGTCTTGGCTTCATTGATTTTGCAGGCTCCACAGTTGTTCATTCCGTGGGTGGATGGGCTGCATTGGCAGGTGCAATTGTTCTTGGTCCCCGTCTTGGAAAGTTTACCAAAGACGGCGGTATTAAACCTATTCTGGGTCACAATATCCCCCTGGCAGCCCTTGGCGTGTTCATCCTGTGGGTCGGCTGGTTTGGTTTCAACCCGGGTTCTACCACTACAGCAGATACATCTATTGCAATGATTTTTGTAAATACCAACATGGCAGCGGCCACAGGCTGTGTTATGGCCATGATCGTTTCCTGGATTAAATTTGGAAAACCTGAAGTGGGCATGAGTTTGAACGGTGCCCTGGCAGGCCTGGTGGGTATTACCGCCGGCTGCGCTAATGTAACACCCGGTTCCGCTATTATTATCGGCGCGGTTGCCGGTATTCTAGTTGTCTTCTCCGTAATGTTTTTCGATAAAATCAGAGTTGACGATCCCGTTGGCGCAGTTTCCGTACATGGTGTATGCGGTGCCTGGGGTACCCTTGCTGCGGGTATCTTTAATATCGGCGGTACAAGCATTAAAATTATCTCCGTACAGTGCATCGGTATGGCTTCCTGCTTTGCATGGACATTCTGCACAGCGTTTATCCTGTTCAAGGTGATTGACTCTACCATGGGCTTAAGGGTATCCCCTGAAGAAGAAATTGAAGGCCTGGACTCCACAGAACATGGCGGTAATGCATATCCTGACTTTTCCGCCAACCATTAATTGATTATGCCTCAGGCTGCTGTTGCAAACCTTTTGACAGCAGCCTGGCATTTTCCTTCTATACAGGCAGAACAATGCACGAATAAAGGTAACGCAACCACCTGCATATTTGCTCTGCGTCTTCTTTACGCGTGAGACGCCTAAAATACCTGCCGCCTCCCTCCCTCTAAGGCGGCAGGTATTTTTTCAAATCGATTTCCGCAACCAATCATTTATTCTTGTGGCAACAAATTCAGCAGATAAATTAATAATTGCTCTGCTAAACGAACGTTAAATGCAACCAACGTTCGTTGACATTGCAGGCCTCTATGGGGATTTTTTTCAAAATTTAAAATTCATAGGTAACCCGGATAAAGCCTCCCCGTTGGATCTGGGTTGAAACCATACTGATGAGTTCAGACTGGCCTTGTTGTTTAGCATCATGTAAGAGGTTATGTCCCACAATTTCAAATTTCCAGTCAGGAGACGGTTGCCAGGATAGGGAAAGTGTCAAATCAAAAATGCCTGATTGGTCCTGCACATCAATGTCGTGGGTATAAGTTAGCCAGGTGTTAAACCTTACAGTATCAGACCATTTAAATCTGGACTGAAAAGAAAATTTGTGAGTGGAATAAAAACTGTTTAAAAACTCTTCCAACTCTCCACCAAACTCAAAATCCATATTCATGTAACTATAGCCTGCGATCAATTTCCAGTCCTTTGCTGCCTGAAATTCAAGAAGGGCTTCCATCCCATAGGTATCGCCTTCCAGGTCGTTATTGGCCAGGCTGATTTGATCAATACCGGCAGGTAACCCATTGCTGAATATAATGGATGGGTCCAGGTTACTTCCTGTACGAAGATTGCGGTATTGGTTGTAAAAAAATGACAGTGATAAATTTGCCCGGTCTGAAATAAGGGTTTTAGCACCCCATTCAATGGCTGTTAATTCTTCGGATTTAAATTCCTCATCGCCTCTGAACGTGACCATTACCGGTATGGGAAATGGCATAAGGGCGTTCGGCGTTGGGTTAAGTGAATGGCCCGGAGGATATAAGGCAACAACGACTTCACCATTAGCATCCATGCGGGAAGGCGTCCGGACGGCCCGGGATACAGCTCCCCACAACGATAGTGATGGAGAGGCTTTCCACAATAATCTTGTGCTGGGCTGAATTTCCCACCCGGTAAAGTCATTGTGTTCAAATTTTCCACCAAGGGTAAGAGTTAGATCAGGTCTTAAAGAATATTCATCCTGGATAAATAAACTGTAAAGTTTATATTGATCTTTGATCGGTTCCATATTCGTATGGGAATGGGCCGTCATGTCATCCCAATAAAATCGCATATTACCGCCCAATGTCAGTGTATGGTCTTGGCCGATCGGCTGGATTAATTGAAATTCGTTATCCAAGACCTTAACACTTGCATCATAAAACGCTTCTTTTCTTACTGTATAGCTATAGTACGTTTGGAAAGAGAGGGTGGCATCAGATCCCAGCGGACCTGACCACCGAGTCATTAGAGAGCCTTCTGTAGAATCCGTATCATCATTGAATAAATCGTGATAATCATCCTCGATACCAACTCGATCAAAATTTGTTCCTTCTCTGCCATGATAAAAACTGCCAGTGGTATTACCTGTTATCCGATCACCGTTAAAATCCCATCTAAACCCCAAGCGCCCCATAGACATATCATCGTCAGCCCCGCTACCGTTGAGAAGGCTGTCATCCCTCGAAGACGCCTTAGCTGTAATCCGAAGGCTGTTGTTGTCTGATATTTCACGGCTAAACATGGCACTTACCCCGGCTCTTTCTTCAGTGCCTCCCCATGCAGTCAACTTGGCCCCTAACGTTTTTTCTACAGGCATGGTGATAATGTTAATAATTCCGTTGACCGCATTTGCACCCCACAGCGCTGCACCTGGTCCTAAAATCACCTCAATTCGATCAATTTCGGCCAACACTAAATCCTGCATATCCCAGA encodes the following:
- a CDS encoding tetratricopeptide repeat protein, whose product is MQKIVKEKQQDNENYAVNALNLCKKARALIRIRKPKEAEPMLISALELSPKNPYVLVALGDAKRMQRQFTTAAKYYQRCLEADPLNPFAMSGLGDAYRGTNNLESAIDIWTQALDAYPENYLVMTRLADALTKKGNFTAARKIYEKSITLNPDDPFALSGLGNLYIRLKAFDLAGPLLEKLVVKQPKNPRAIGALANFFRRQEDFLNAKDLFEQILEIDPRNVYAMDGLADCARGNKEYEKAKQLWEKAMINGMNPAIAKTRIADACLQMKQFAQARHYYDQVLSVSEDKFALLGQLRLIETEPGEKRNKVIEAAEILNRLFALDPSDDRTLNEFKVFRTRYPEIDDYVQP
- a CDS encoding geranylgeranyl reductase family protein codes for the protein MYDVIIIGAGPAGTTAGYLLGRAGFSVLLLDRKNFPRKKACAGGITPKAMALFPFDISGLVRGTCREVKIIRPGDASFIVKAKTPLCYITKRMDLDAYALGKAVQAGCRFKKIDRIIRLNQDAHGVSLTLSCDDKTDVVRAGYLIGADGANSMIRRLISAQRSCIIKLPALEADVPVKNAGLHPMTFDFSREIKGYYWIFPRKTHVNIGIFSARPNGTMNRALLKNYAMDRLKTDTLTDVKGYPIATSCGRTHLGTGRVLLTGDAAGLAEPLLGEGIYSALQSGVLSARAIEHAVGQKASTPSDALGWYRQALGDLKLDLRLYRCCASILYKFPKWSLAVGSCNILHNCFSRGYSKGKTLHEMLMPF
- a CDS encoding P-II family nitrogen regulator → MKEVVAVIKPFKVDEVKDALAKISINGMTISEVKGFGRQKGHKEVYRGAEYQTDFVPKVELKICVADDQAQAVVDTIVETARTGKIGDGKIFVFPVEDVVRIRTGETGTEAL
- a CDS encoding ammonium transporter, producing MKYILMILTSLACTITAAWAGTDDAPTVLSNADAIKMVQTHANYVWTLVAAVLVFFMQAGFAMVEAGFTRAKNAINIMMKNLMDFSMGSLFYWAIGFGLMFGVSKTGFFGTTGFFLSDFEVGGDPWVLAFWMFQVVFAATAATIVSGAMAERTKFTGYLVYSAVLSALIYPIFGSWAWGSLFNGSGWLEGLGFIDFAGSTVVHSVGGWAALAGAIVLGPRLGKFTKDGGIKPILGHNIPLAALGVFILWVGWFGFNPGSTTTADTSIAMIFVNTNMAAATGCVMAMIVSWIKFGKPEVGMSLNGALAGLVGITAGCANVTPGSAIIIGAVAGILVVFSVMFFDKIRVDDPVGAVSVHGVCGAWGTLAAGIFNIGGTSIKIISVQCIGMASCFAWTFCTAFILFKVIDSTMGLRVSPEEEIEGLDSTEHGGNAYPDFSANH
- a CDS encoding TonB-dependent receptor plug domain-containing protein, yielding MNFIRLFLFLLACLVSTVSYAKDADILELTLEELMDIEVTSVAKAPTRLLDTPAAVFVITQEDIRHSGANSIPGLLKMVPGLDVIQFDANRWAVSARGFNGQFANKLLVMIDGRSIYTPIFSGTFWDMQDLVLAEIDRIEVILGPGAALWGANAVNGIINIITMPVEKTLGAKLTAWGGTEERAGVSAMFSREISDNNSLRITAKASSRDDSLLNGSGADDDMSMGRLGFRWDFNGDRITGNTTGSFYHGREGTNFDRVGIEDDYHDLFNDDTDSTEGSLMTRWSGPLGSDATLSFQTYYSYTVRKEAFYDASVKVLDNEFQLIQPIGQDHTLTLGGNMRFYWDDMTAHSHTNMEPIKDQYKLYSLFIQDEYSLRPDLTLTLGGKFEHNDFTGWEIQPSTRLLWKASPSLSLWGAVSRAVRTPSRMDANGEVVVALYPPGHSLNPTPNALMPFPIPVMVTFRGDEEFKSEELTAIEWGAKTLISDRANLSLSFFYNQYRNLRTGSNLDPSIIFSNGLPAGIDQISLANNDLEGDTYGMEALLEFQAAKDWKLIAGYSYMNMDFEFGGELEEFLNSFYSTHKFSFQSRFKWSDTVRFNTWLTYTHDIDVQDQSGIFDLTLSLSWQPSPDWKFEIVGHNLLHDAKQQGQSELISMVSTQIQRGGFIRVTYEF